The genomic DNA atcaattcttattgctattcaaacaaaacaaaaaaataagaaaaaaactttCCCGAACACACCCGACAAaacttatttcttatttatttattgatacaTAGAGCTCACAGTACAGTAGTATGGTATTGGATGTGTAGTTGAAGAAAACTTTAGGGTTTATAGTATTGTTATATAACAATAAGTAGGGATATTCTATCAATAGAATGAGGAACAAATGCACTCAAACCATTTCTTTCGCCTCAAGTGTAGATTGTGGCACTAATGATCTCACAAAGTCCAAAATGAttgcaacatatatatattgtcgtGTCCAAACTTAATAACAAcccaataataaagaaagacaTACAGAAGAatcatggagaaaaaaaaaataaaaagcatcaAGAATCTTCAACATTACTCGATAGTGCTACTGCTGCATTAATCAGTGAAAGAAGAAGAGGGGGGCGGCCACTAAAGGTGATGACATACTCAATATCCAATCAGAGGCTGCCATGATAGGAGTGGGAATTGTCGAGTTCCCTGCCACGGTGTATTCCACGACGCTAGAAATCATTCAAAAAACGCTGCGTGTAGACCAAGGAATACCCTGCAAGTCAACCGGTTCTTCGCCATCTCCGATTTTGATGCTATATCAGTCAAACATCAATCATACTAACAACAAAAAATGGACGGCTGCTGCCACTCAAATGGAACCTTCCTTTTGCAATTACTTGGCGTAGAGAATGAGAGATTGATCCCCCATGCTATATGTACGAATACTTGCTATACTACAAGATATTGTTTGGTACGTACTTTCTTGCTTTTACTTGTACGATTAATACTGGATTCGGTTTGGGTCAAGTTCCATTATGATTAGGGTTAACAATTTTTCATACAAGTTTACAAACTCTAACACAAAATTATTGGGTTAGAGTTGATGGGtctaactcgtttaattaagTAGATCGAATTACGAttgatttatatagttttatatacaTGCTTTGACACAACCCGAACTTGACATGCGAACAAGAATTGCCACCCCTAATTATGATGGCAATAACAAGTGGATGCCCTAATTAGTTTTTGGATGCCCTAAAGctaaaaatacaattaacaCATAAGTAGAATATCGGGTTTGGCTTGGGATGTTGGGAGTGCGATATGTGTCTCATAATAAGACATAAGTGACACATGTTCCAATCTTAACGGATCTAATTCCAACTAAAACTAAACGCATGCTAAATCCGTAGAATATTCAAAAGATCAGTATATTTCGTTCAAACTAGACGTACCTAGGAGGAAGACAAAGCTACAATAGTAAAAAGGTCTTGAAAAACACACTTCAATAATGATAGATTTGGGACAACTATGTAGAAAGGGGATTAAGATCTCATATAATTAGGCAGCTTAGGGTGTCTAGCCCACTTGCTTGGGGCAGGTAGCACCACAGCCCCTTCTCTTAAGctgtttgaatttttgtaaaatCTATATAGCCTAATGGGATCTCCATTAGTAGAAAGGTGCTGCACATACATAACAAAAGTTGGTATATAAATGCATATGTATCAAAAATTTGTTGACTCCGTCTAACTACGTAATTCCTTAAAAAGGATGTGTAGGGCCATATGTCCATTGTTTGTCGATCCCCACACAAACATATTGTTCAAGCTCATTCctggaaaacaaaagaaaagagaaaaacagtCATTTGAATCTACAAGAGTTTGGTAAGTCAtataaggaagaagaaaggTGGTACTGTTTAGTCCCCTCTTCAGgcctgaaaaataaaacaacaaatacaGAAATAAGGACAAAAAATCCTTCATAATAAGACTGAACAAATAGGAATTGAAAACCACCATccttatttataaaaagaaaaccaccatccttattatattttaaatcattttgtTAGTGATATATTAAAGGATGGAAATGCTATTTTCAAGCACTATCTTTACAAAGGAGACATAATGAATGCACTGAGGAAGAATGATTTTGACAGTATTTACATGCCAATAAACCCTCTTCTCCAGAAGTAGAATCTGCTTCCACTTAAACTACCAATTTGCCTACTCTTCTGTACACCACAAATTTCTAGTGATTGATGGGGCTAATTTCCAATGAAGTGTTAGAACTTAGAACAACTGAAAGGCTATAATCCTATTCCACCTAACATCACATAGAACAAGGGGGGGTGTTTCCAGCTTATTTCAAGCCTCATGCTTTGGATCAGATTGGCCTGTTGAATAGTAGTATAAGTAATTTGCAGATTCTTCCAAGGCTGAGAATTGAGCAGTAGATCTCCCAAATAGCTACAGGGCTGACAATTCAACTTCCTGAGTGCAAGGACGATATGCCACAAATGTGTAGTCATTTGAGAAGGAACCaggattaaaacatgtgatTCCTGTGTATTTAAATGCCTTCTGCTCACTTCTGTCGCCTAAAATGATCTGTATGAGACAAAAGAGTGAAACAAATGTCAGATGGTTCCTGTCAGGGCTTATACTTATGCAGTTACTAATGGATTCAGCCAGCAAGTTCAATTTCCTTCCAGATATTCAGTTGTACATATTTCTATTCAGTTTTTCCATTCATCCAATATTTGCAACATGCAATGAGGTCGGTCGAGTCAAGCAATCTGCCTCCAAGATCATAATTTAAAGTTGTCAAGTAATTGCCCCCAAGTGGCCAAATCCacttttttcttgaattgatGAGAAAAGATTGGAAAtttaatcaacaaaaaaattcaaagttagtgcacttttttcttttagttgaaaaagtattttgatgcaacataaaggtgaaagtaattttgagtgtttgtttgtttgtttgtttttttttttttttttgctaaaaaacaaaaaacttatcCCAAAAATGTTGTTAAATAAGGCCTCAGCCATTCAAATCATCTGGTTGTATCTCATTTTAGCTTTCAACATCTCATTACCATGGGTGATCCATATTTAGTGTGAAAGTCCCCACTTATCGTTCCAATGATGGGAAAAGACACAATTGCCGACATCATAAAACATAGCGCAATGTTAGGCAAGGTAAAGTCCCTTTGATATTAGTATTGAGTAGTACCGTATGTGGAGTTGGATAGAGATAGAGACAATGGTCGTAATTCCAGATAACAGGTTGTACGATAAGAGGGAGTGGACAGAGATGACTTTGGTGAGTTATGGTAGCAACAAGCTGCAGTAGAAACTCAAAAGCCATTAGCACCTTCGGCTAACATccacaagcaaaaaaaaacagtaaataTATTTGGAAAATTTAAAGATATTAGGTACAAAGATTACATGCTGAAAAGGATCAGTGGTTTCTTCAGAAGAAGGGGGCAGTAGACATGAGCGACGCATCCTATACAGTAGATCTTGGCGTAAAAATACAATTTCTTGGGTATAGAATTTGATTCTGCATTCAGACAGGATAAATGAATAATTACGAGGACAATCAAAACACATCAGTAGCTACATAACAAGAAAGTAAGATAAAATTTGAATTCCAAGCAGCAATGATGATCTCATagactaaattttttattttccatcaTCAGATGTTCCTTAATTCAAAAGACACAAGCTACAAATACCATTGAATGTTACAGACATCAAGAGGATGTCCATAGGAGAATACTAAAATTAACTTCATCAGTGATCAGAAATGTTAACCTGCAAGGATTGCTTGAAAATATGGCATTTGGAATGTGCTTCTGAAGCTCTTCAGTCAAATATTTAGGTAAAGAACACCTGGGTAGGACTGTTGATGGACCTGAAAATGCCAATAGTAGCATTTCCTCAAGTATGCCACCTAATGTAAGGGGAAATTTTGAAGCATGGTTAGTCAGTTTAGTATACCTGCATCATCAGGACCAGGAATAAACAGAAATCGACTATGTTCTTTCAGCCGTGGATGGGAAGCAATCAATTGCCCTAGCTTGGCAAACTGTGATCTGCACACGTAGGTTGCTCAATATTGCTTTtcctcattatatatatttttagtattATGATCAGATAACAGTAAGCTACCCTCACCTGAGACTTGAGAAAGAGTGGAAGGAAAGGTTGCATGGGTGAGAACAAAAATTCCCCATGAATACGAATAAAGAAGGAACCACCTCCACACTCTCAAAACCATTGAGGACAATCTCTAGTTTTTCCATAACCTTATCCATGAAGAAAGCAATATTAAGCTTATGCCAAGgcactaagaaaaaaaaaaaaaagaaaaaagaaaagatgatagAAATCACCTCTTCCTTGTCTAGCCAAATGTCAGACAGTATGACAAACATGTCGTTAACTGCTCTCTTTTCCAACTCTGCAAGTCTGAGCTATTAGAAATGTATAGGAAATTTTATAAATTCATAACAATCAGGGCTGCTGAATAAACTTCAAAAGTTCTATTAGAAATGTTTTTTCAATTCTTAATTATAGTAAAGGCACGACATAGGATACAGTCTCCTCTTTAGTTAGTATACCACCGCCAAAGAAGTCATGTCCTGCAAGCGATTTGAATGACTTATTTCGGTCCTCTAACGGAGGAAATCCACATGTAATGACCTTCACAACAGAGAGAAAGTTTCAGTAAAATATCAGCAGAAATCAACTCCATAGGTGCCTATGGAGCTTTGGAAAGTTAGCAAAATCAATGCCTTGCAGAAACTCAGGGAAAATAAAATCCACATATACAAACTGATGTTTGACAGCTAGAGAAATTGGGAATAAGGTCGAAGGCAACTAGAGATCTCAGGTTTTTCCAGCAAGAAATTTGCGACCCATCAAGACCACAAGATAGTTATGTGGTTCTCAAAACAAGATTGGCAGCAGAGACTAAAAAGTAGCAGGTCTCTCTTCAGAGACTGGTTTTAGTCAAATTAAGATAGACAATTTTGCACTATCAGGTCATAATTTTTCCACTAAGCTTATTACGAAGGTGCTATCTCATTTAAACACTAAAATCTTTAGTACACTTCAAACATTTGAGACAAAACTTGTGGCAATTTCAGCAATATACAAATTgctgaaattttgaaataagtggAGGAAAACAAAGACTAGAATAGGGCGTCTATAAGCTTTTGCAGATGTCTAACTTGTGCCTATGATCCTGACTATAATGTTAATGTAGGAGAACTTGAATGATCAGATGACTTCtcatagaaaaacaaaacaccagGAATGAGAAATGGAGAAGTGGCACATACAGTGTCAGTGCTCTCATGTTTGAGATCAACTAAAAGTGCGTCACTAAACAAAGAACTAGTAGTATAGTATTAACAGAAAATATGTTGTGCTTACTGAGTCTGAGTCGCTTTTGGCATGTTCTTACAGGCTCATAATGGAGACTATCAGCAGATATATTCTGGTTTAGAAACTCCCGGAGTTCATATTACTCTTTCAGACTGCTGAAGATTTCAACAGCTCTTATTCCAGTCCTCAAAAACAATGTTTTTATGTGACAAATTTAAACTGTCCCATCTATACCTATTAGTAAAATTGTCACTTGAAAGTAGAAAACAGGAATCTCCCACCCTTCTCTATACAATTGAAACATTTTCTTTCAGTAAGATATGTTGTGGAGATATGGATGCTCCAAGTAAAAAGAGGACCGAGATTGGAACACCCACAATCAGAACATGATGCAATTTAGATGACGAACTCGTGGTTGCGGCCTATTTAGTACAGTTTCTAGATTCTAATTTTCACAGCTCAAGCTCCCTAATCATTTTTCACTCTGATTTAGACATTCATTTCTATTACTGTAGGCCTGTGATCTCCTACGATTTACATAATATTAATCATCATAAACAAAGAGAACAAACAATTTGTGCATGTATTTTATACTTTAATTTCCTCTTTAAATTTCTCCAATATTACAAATGACTCCAAATTGCACAATTTACGAGCTGAAGCTACAACAACCATCACTCAAACTCAAAGTAACACAATTCAAATGACTGTCCATAAGTATTTGCAGTGTTCATGTTACTGTGACTAGCTGTCTAATGAAAACTTGAACAATTTCTAGTTTTGAAAATATGGTAGTTGAGTGATTGTTTCTTTTCGGCTGCTAGGGGATTTATAAGGTGAGACAAAATTTAGATGGCTCCCTCTAGGGTTTAaacagcaaaagaaaagaagggtaCAACAATTTTCTCAATGATCACCAACTGTCGAGGGCAGGGATTGGGCCATTAATATACATTTATTTAATGCAACACATTAAGACCCTCCAGCTCTATCAAGATGCTCTAGATTATGAGATGAAGAATTCCTCTGTCCCTCCCACCCTTGCACTGCACTCTGGTACCCTAGTTCTAAATTAACGATAGTTTATTAGATTATAAGTTTCGAACGGACAGAAATTTTTCTAGGAGAACGACCTAATATTATATAAAAGACAGCATATTTTTCAGATAGAAACATTAAAACAGTTGTTATGAATATTCGCATTCCTGCCAGAACTGTTATCATCATCAACACAAAGCATGATTCCGAAGAGCTACTAAAAACTTCCAAGATGTTCGAATCAAATGTCCATTGCTTTGACAAATGGTCAAGGTAAGTGCTTGCCAAGACCAAATACTGCAAAAACTAAACAATAGCACAGGCATATACCAAATAGAGAAACTAATTGCAGATGTTACAAAATCAGATTTATCAACGCAGgtttcaagaaaatgaaatataacACGAACCTGAAATATACCCTCTAAGAGCATCTCACCTTCTGCTACAACTATGGTATTCTCCAAGAAAAAACCTGTAGTTATCTTGTATTCTTTGTCAAAGAAAAATGCTGATTTTATAACTCTATTTTGGCAAACTTTATATGATAACAGCCTTCCACCTTTAATAATCCACAATAAATTATGATAATAGAGACACATCCCTAAGCCACTATTATTGATGGAGTCCCAAAATCAATTCTTGCCATCAAAATCACAATGCATGATGCACGCCCTGAGTTGGATGGGCCTCCATGCAAAGATCAGACAGATGTTATCCTTCCATTCCTTTCAAGTCATTCATGATTaattacaagaaagaaaataaatgattaGGGAAACAATAAGAAGTATAC from Corylus avellana chromosome ca6, CavTom2PMs-1.0 includes the following:
- the LOC132185936 gene encoding DNA polymerase epsilon subunit B, yielding MKGSMIRKKVERKCKIRGYILKVDALEEILSFVDRFPGAEDDAVDLLLDQLDLDSLKSSIIDKEPVHRVVSLLLEAEAAAADESPDAASGSSASAIRVIDAFLVPKFHYDPIKKVFHEHTGSLPIHGEASAKAALYRDRFLLLFQRLARDQHFSRPAFVTEMSHVGSCEISPIQSLVGQTGRRWIMGVISQLEDGHFYLEDLTASVEINLSNAKITTGFFLENTIVVAEGEMLLEGIFQVITCGFPPLEDRNKSFKSLAGHDFFGGGILTKEETLRLAELEKRAVNDMFVILSDIWLDKEEVMEKLEIVLNGFESVEVVPSLFVFMGNFCSHPCNLSFHSFSSLRSQFAKLGQLIASHPRLKEHSRFLFIPGPDDAGPSTVLPRCSLPKYLTEELQKHIPNAIFSSNPCRIKFYTQEIVFLRQDLLYRMRRSCLLPPSSEETTDPFQHLVATITHQSHLCPLPLIVQPVIWNYDHCLYLYPTPHTIILGDRSEQKAFKYTGITCFNPGSFSNDYTFVAYRPCTQEVELSAL